A genomic window from Lotus japonicus ecotype B-129 chromosome 1, LjGifu_v1.2 includes:
- the LOC130733795 gene encoding universal stress protein PHOS32-like: MATKTRIVGIAMDFSPTSKLALRWAVDNLINRGDQIIIINVEPPNADHTRKELFAENGSPLVPMEELREINFTKQYGIARDPEVIDILDTASRTKGAKAMAKVYWGDPREKLCSAVEDLHLDSLVVGSRGLGPIKRVLMGSVSKHVVTNASCPVTVVKGK; the protein is encoded by the exons ATGGCAACAAAGACTCGCATAGTTGGAATAGCCATGGATTTCTCTCCTACCAGCAAATTAGCCCTTCGATGGGCCGTTGATAATCTCATCAACAGAGGTgatcaaatcatcatcatcaatgtTGAGCCTCCTAATGCTGATCACACCCGAAAGGAGCTATTTGCGGAAAATGGTTCAC CTTTGGTACCTATGGAAGAACTGAGGGAGATAAACTTCACAAAGCAATATGGGATTGCTAGGGATCCTGAAGTCATAGATATCCTTGACACTGCCTCCAGGACTAAAGGG GCAAAAGCAATGGCAAAGGTTTACTGGGGAGATCCAAGAGAAAAGTTGTGCAGTGCTGTGGAAGATCTTCATCTGGACTCTTTGGTTGTTGGAAGCAGGGGACTAGGTCCCATTAAAAG gGTGTTAATGGGCAGTGTAAGCAAGCATGTGGTGACAAATGCTTCTTGCCCAGTCACAGTGGTTAAGGGAAAGTAA
- the LOC130727836 gene encoding uncharacterized protein LOC130727836: protein MTVEDVTWTPYEEHRSHRELDVRALYLGYIRTPIRAAVRPHLPERVLRQFGYVQPIPRHPSVVMGMSSAAEVVDAAYLDYEPHLIPEGVPSIVDGVAVDDYLDWYTSVSHRFIIPDECRADLSAVASLRRAVDLLEQGLEVDDGPRRDTRSRTLLEKCLTVIRDLSRTQGVAFVGVRGGRDRGRGRGRGGRGGGGGDRGGGGGRGRRGWVGRRGREQ from the exons ATGACGGTAGAGGACGTCACATGGACACCGTATGAGGAGCACAGGAGTCATAGAGAGCTGGACGTCCGAGCTTTATACTTAGGCTACATCCGGACTCCCATCCGGGCGGCCGTGCGACCTCATCTTCCTGAGCGTGTGCTGCGGCAGTTTGGGTACGTGCAGCCTATCCCGCGACACCCATCTGTCGTGATGGGCATGAGTTCTGCTGCGGAGGTCGTTGATGCAGCATACCTGGATTACGAGCCACACTTGATTCCAGAGGGGGTCCCTAGTATAGTGGATGGAGTGGCAGTAGATGACTACCTGGACTGGTACACCAGTGTATCTCACCGGTTCATCATCCCGGATGAGTGTAGGGCTGATCTCAGTGCTGTG gCTTCTTTGCGTCGGGCCGTTGATTTGCTAGAGCAGGGACTTGAGGTGGACGATGGTCCCCGTAGAGATACACGCTCCCGCACTTTATTAGAGAAGTGCCTCACTGTCATCAGAGACTTGAGCAGGACCCAGGGGGTCGCTTTCGTTGGTGTACGAGGAGGCAGAGATCGAGGCAGAGGTCGAGGCAGAGGAGGACgcggaggtggaggtggagatAGAGGAGGTGGCGGAGGCAGAGGTCGTAGGGGTTGGGTGGGTCGTAGGGGCAGGGAACAGTGA
- the LOC130727847 gene encoding uncharacterized protein LOC130727847: MEQDLPTFIRPCELRGNSSASSRPLIPGPAGVVQAAMIQRSSTTDGHLIPTQQFVRRVVEDGHDTDPDFHSNAWLSALQLGGSVTPLGSITHHLERVNLIVAVIKSCTPNGFGDVSVTLKDPTGTVGASVHHKVFTESEFANDINVGSVMLIQKVAVFSPRKSNCYLNITLPNIVKVFSSDCGPPSGTFTDITEDY; encoded by the exons atggaaCAAGATTTGCCCACCTTCATCCGCCCTTGCGAACTCCGAGGCAACTCTTCTGCAAgttctcgtcctctcattcccggCCCTGCTGGTGTAGTCCAGGCCGCCATGATTCAACGCAGCTCCACCACCGACGGACACCTCATTCCAACCCAACAATTTGTTAGGCGCGTCGTCGAAGACGGTCACGACACTGATCCGGATTTTCACTCCAATGCTTGGCTGTCAGCCCTGCAATTAGGCGGATCTGTAACTCCTCTGGGTTCCATCACTCACCATCTAGAAAGGGTCAATCTCATCGTCGCAGTTATCAAATCATGCACACCAAACGGATTCGGCGATGTGTCAGTTACACTGAAG GATCCTACGGGCACTGTCGGTGCTAGTGTACATCACAAGGTTTTCACTGAGAGCGAATTTGCGAATGACATAAATGTTGGATCTGTTATGCTTATCCAGAAG GTAGCTGTGTTTTCTCCTAGAAAATCTAATTGTTATCTGAACATAACATTGCCCAACATAGTTAag GTATTCTCCAGTGACTGTGGACCTCCATCAGGAACATTCACCGACATTACAGAAGATTATTAG